A window of Microbacterium lushaniae genomic DNA:
CGGTACGGTACACCCAGGCCGAGAGTTCGCCCAGGATGCCGCGGGGATCCTCGACCAGCACGACCGGGAGACCGCCGGCCTCGGCCGCGTCGGCGCCGGCTTCGTCGGTGACGATCGCGACGGCGCCCTTGTCCGCAGCCTGAGCTGCGAACTCTGCACCATGCCGGTTCACGCCCTGCATCGCGACGAAGACGTCACCGGGGCGCAGATCGGCGGTGGCGAGGGTCAGACCCGAAAGCCGGACGCCGGCGGTCGCGCCGCGCACGCCGGTCGCGAAGCGCGCCACGAGTTCGTCCAGCATGTGCTGGGGCGGGGCATCGGGTCGGAGGACGGGAGGGAGGTGGGAGGGCGCGTCGGTCGGCATGGCGCATCCATCCTCTCACCGCCCGCACGAGATCGCCCGTCCGGTGCCAGACGGGCGATCTCGCACGCCACGACGGGGAGATTCACCCGGTGGCGGTCTGTTCCTCCGTGCCGACCGACATGTCGCGGCCTCAGTGGTGGAATCCAGGATGCTGGCCTTCGACCGGCATCGGCGACTCCAGCGCGTCCAGGTAGGCGGTCTGCGCCTGGATATCGGCGAGAAGGCCGGCGGCCAGATCCATGCTCAGGCCGTTGCGCACCACGATGCGCTGCACCGTGAGGTCGCTCAGGTCATCGGGCATGGGATAGGCCGGCACGAGCCAGCCATTCATGCGCAGTCGGTCCTGCAGGTGGTAGAGGTTCCAGTTCTCGGTGTGCCCGTCTTTCAGGTACCACGCGAAGACGGGGATGTCGCTGCCGTCGTTCCACAGTTGGAAGGCACCGATTCCGGCGATGCCCTCGGCGAGGTGCTTCGCGACGTCCTGCGAGGCCTTCTGCACGGCGCGGTAGCCCTCGAAGCCGAGGCGGAGGAACATGTAGTACTGCAGCAGCACCTGCGCGCCCGGTCGGGAGAAGTTCAGGGCGAACGTCGGCATCTGCCCGCCGAGGTAACTCACCTGGAACACCAGGTCCTCCGGCAGCCACTGCGCGTGGCGCCACACCACCCAGCCCAGTCCCGGGTAAACCAACCCGTACTTGTGAGCGGACGTGCTGATGGAGTGCACCCGTTCGAGACGGAAGTCCCACTCCAGCTCGGGCTGCAGGAACGGGGCGACCATCGCGCCGGATGCCCCGTCCACGTGGATCGGGATGTCGAGCCCTTTCTCGGCCTGGATGGCGTCGAGCGTCCGGGCGATCTCGGCCACCGGTTCGTACATGCCGGTATAGGTGACCCCCATGATCGCCACGACCCCGATCGTGTTCTCGTCGACGTACTTCTCCAGGTCGTGCCCATCCAGCGTCTTGTGCTCTCTGCTGATCGGGACGAACCGCGGCTCGACGTCGAAGTAGTTGCAGAACTTCTCCCAGCACACCTGGACGGCGGAAGACATCACGAGGTTGGGCTTGGACGTGTCCTTCCCTGCGGCGCGACGGGCCTGCTGCCAGCGCCGTTTGAAAGCGAGGCCGCCGAGCATGCAGGCCTCCGACGAACCGATCGTGGACGTTCCGATGCTCTGGGACGCGTCGGGGGCGTGCCACAGGTTCGCCAGCATGTGCCAGCAGTTGTCTTCGATGGCCGCGGTCTGGGGGTACTCGTCCTTGTCGATCATGTTCTTGTCGAACGAGGCCTCGTACACCTGCTTGGCGTCGTCGTCCATCCAGGTGCCGACGAAGGTGGCGAGATTGAGCCGGGAGTTGCCGTCGAGCATCGTCTCGTCTTCGACGATCTGCTTGGCGGTGTCGGGGAGGGACTCCTCCTGGGGAATCACGTGGTGGGCGGAGACGGTGGCCTCGCCCGGCCGTGCGAACTGCGGCGCGTCCTCGCTGTCGTTCTGCGCGCTCATGATTTCTCCGAATCTGGTCGCTCGACTCGGCGCGAGCGTATGCCGCATGACGCGGCGCCGACAGAGACTTCGGTCACGGCCAATTCCTAGGGCGCCGCGGGTACGGTGTGGCTGTGGAAGTGATCGCCTTCGTCGTCGGCGTGCTCATCATGGTCGTCGGGCTGGCCGTGTCGATCGCGCTGCACGAGATCGGCCACCTCGTGCCGGCGAAGAAGTTCGGCGTGCGCGTCGGGCAGTACATGATCGGCTTCGGACCGACCCTGTGGTCGCGCCGCATCGGTGAGACCGAATACGGATTCAAGGCGATCCCCCTGGGCGGATACATCTCCATGGCCGGGATGTATCCCCCCTCCCCGCGCGAACGCGAGGCCGCGCTGGCGGGGGAGCGTTCGGGGCGTGCAGGGGGCGGCTTCTTCGCCACGATGGTGCAGGACGCCCGGGCCGCCAACGACGAGACCCTCGTCGGCGACGACGATCACCGCGTCTTCTACCGCCTGCCGGTGTGGAAGCGCGTCGTCGTGATGCTGGGCGGGCCGGTCATGAACCTCCTGTTCGCGATCGTGCTGTTCGCGGTCCTGTTCAGCGGCATAGGCATCAGCAGCGCCACCACGACGATCGCCTCAGTCAGCGAGTGCGTGCTCCCGGCCGGCACCGAGCGCACCGAGTGCACATCCGGTGACCCCGCGGCCCCCGCCGCGGAGGCGGGGATCCTGCCCGGCGACGTGCTCGTGTCGATCGACGGCACCCCCGTCTCGACGTTCGAGGAGGCATCCGACATCATCCGGGCCCACCCGGGCACCCCGATCCGCGTCGTGCTGGAGCGCGGCGGATCCGAGCAGACGGTCACGGTGACCCCGGTGCGCACGAGCAGGGAGGTCATCGGCGAGGACGGGCGCCCGGTGGTCGGTGCCGACGGGGCACCGGAGACCGAGGAGGTGGGCTTCGTCGGCGTCGGGCCGCAGGTCACGCGCGTCCCGCAGCCGCTGTGGGCGGGACCGGAGGCGGCGTTCGAGAACGTCGGCGCGGTGGCGGGCATCATGACGCAGCTGCCCGTGCGCGTATGGGACACCGCCGTCGACCTGTTCACAGGTCAGGAACGCGATCCCAACGGTCCCCTCAGCGTCGTGGGCGCGGGACGCCTGGCCGGCGAGGTGGCCGCGACGGATGCTCCGGTCCTGGACCGCGTCGCGAGCCTCATCGGACTGCTCGCTTCGCTGAACATCGCGCTGTTCGTGTTCAACCTCATTCCGCTGCTGCCCCTGGACGGCGGCCATGTCGCGGTGGCGCTGTGGGACGGTGTCAAGCGCGCGTGGGCGACGCTGTTCCGCCGGCCCCCGCCGAAGCCGGTGGATGCCACCAGGCTCGTGCCGGTGACCTTCGTCGTGGTCGTGCTGCTGATCGGGATGGGGGCCATCCTCATCCTCGCCGACCTGTTCAACCCGGTGTCGCTGTTCTGATCCCGCCGGAATCGGCGGAGATGTCGAAACCGCTCTGGCCCGTTCGCTGACGGGGTGGGAAAGTTCCCACAGAGCGAAGGAGACACCGATGAAGTACGTGATCATGTTCGCCTCCGACCCCGAGCTGGACGCGGCTCAGCCGCCGGAGCGGATGCAGGAGGACTACGCCCGGATCTACCGGTGGTTCCAGGACAACGCCGCGGTCATCGACGACGGCGGGGCGGAACTGCAGCCGGTGGAGACGGCCACCACGGTGCGGCACGACAGCGGCGATGTGGTCGTCGTGGACGGACCGTTCTCGGAAGCCCGCGAGGTCATCGGCGGATTCAGCATCATCGACGTCGCCGACATGGACGCCGCGATCGCGCTGGTGAAGACGTGGCCGTCGCTGAGCATGCCCGGCAGCTGCGTCGAGATCCGTCCGATGGTCACCGACTACGGCCAGTTCGAATGACCGTCCGTGCCCCGGCCGACCCGCGCGACGGGCCGGCCGGGGCGCGCCCGTCCGACCCGCGCGACGGGCCGGCCGGGGCGCGCCCGTCCGACGCGGCGCTCGCCGAGGTGGTGCGCGCGGAGAACGCCCGCCTCGTCCGCGCGCTGGCGGGCCGCTTCGACCTCGACGTCGCGGAGGATGCGGTCGCCGACGCCGTGGCGGAGGCACTCCGCGAATGGCGGGTCTGCGGCATCCCGCCCCGCCCCGGCGCGTGGCTGGCGACCGCGGCCCGCCACAACGCGCTGGACCGCGTGCGCCGGGATGCGCGGTATCGCCACAAGCTCGCCGAGTGGGCCGCGCCGCCGGCGCAGCCCGCCGATGAGCGGGCCGATGCCGACGAACGGCTGCCGCTGCTGTTCGGATGCTGCCACCCTGCGCTCGCGCCGGACGCGCAGCTCGCCCTCACCCTGCGCGCGGTGTGCGGCCTCACTGCCGCGCAGATCGCGGCGCTCACCTTCGAGCCCGTGGCGCGCGTGGGGCAGCGGATCGTGCGCGCGAAGCGGAAGGTCTCCGCCGCCGGCATCCCGCTGCGGATACCCGAACGCGCGGAGTTCCCCGCGCGACTGGACACGGTGCTGGCCGTCGTGGCGGCCGTGTACACGCGCGCGCATCTTCTCGACGGCGCCGACGGGCGCACGGATCGCGACGCCGCGGAGGACGCGGTGTGGCTCGCGCGGGTGGTCGCATCCGCACTCCCCGAGGAGCCCGAGGCGCTCGGGGCCCTGGCGCTGCTGCTCCTGCACCGTGCGCGCGACGAGGCACGGTCACTCAACGGAGAGATCGTCCTGCTTCCCGCGCAGGACCGGCGGTGCTGGGACCCGGCGGCGATCGCCGAAGGGATCGCTCTCCTGCATCGGGCAGCCGCGCTGCATCGCCCTGGACGGTGGCAGCTGCAGGCCGCGATCGCCGCGTGCCATGCCGAAGCGGAGGATCCGTCAGCCACCGACTGGCGACAGATCCTGGTCCTGTACGAACTGCTGCTGCGGTACGACACGTCACCTGTCGTCCGGCTCAATCGCGCCGTGGCGCTCGCCGAGGTGGCAGGTCCCCGCGTGGCCCTCAGCGAGGTCGAGGTCCTGCCGCTGGACTCCAGCCACCTGTGGCACGCCGTGCGCGCCGACCTGCTCCGTCGACTCGGGCGAGGTGCCGAGGCGGCCGCCGGAAATGCGCGGGCCGCCGAACTCGCGCGCAACGACGCCGAGCGCCGGCTCCTGCGTTCGCGTCTGCCGGAGTGAGGACTACGCCAGCGCGTGCCCGACGAGACGCTCCAGCGTGCGCATGCCGTCACGCGAGAGGATCGACTCCAGGTGGCCCTGCACGGACGCGTAGCCGGGCCCCCGCAGTGCGTACACGTCGCCGCTGTCCGGATGCGCGGCGACCTCGGTCTCGCCCACCCCCGCGGTCCCGGCGGGCACACGTGCGGTGAAGGTGTTGTAGAAGCCGATCGAGGCGGGCTCACCGAACACGTCGACGTTCAGCTGGAGCCCCTGGTGGGGGCGGGTCAGCGGCGCCAGGCCGATCCCCAGCGCGTCGGCGAGGATCTGGTGACTCAGGCACACCGCCAGCAGCGGGCGGCCCGTCCCGCGGCGGTGCGCCACGACCTCGCGCATCCGCTGCATCCGCGCGCTGTCGGCATCACGAGGATCCCCGGGGCCGGGCCCTGCCACGACGAGGCCGGCTGTCTCCACCTGCGCATCGGTGACCTCCCCCCACGGGAGGATGGTCACCTCGAGCCCCAGGTGGCGCAGCTGGTGGGCGAGCATCGTGGTGAAACGGTCCTCCGCGTCCACGACGATCGCGTCGACGCCGCGGAACGGCCCCGCCGGCGCGCTGTCCTGCGGCTGCATCCAGAACGCGGCCAGCCTGCTGTTGCGCGAGGCGAGCAGCTCCGCGATGGCCGGGTCGTCGGCGAGGACCCGCCGTCGGCCGGCCGGAGCATCCGGATCCGGTGCCGGCACGTCGCGGGGGATCGCGCCGATGGCGCCCAGCACGCCCGCGGCCTTGCCGTGGGTCTCGCCGACCTCGCCGTGCGGATCGGAGTGGCGCACGAGGGTCGCCCCGACGGGGACGCGCAGGCGCCCGCCTTCCAGGTACGCGGTGCGGATGAGGATGGGTGCGTCCAGGTCGTGCGTCGCCCCGCCCTCCTCCGTCGACGGCGTGAACAGCGCCGCGACGCCGGAGTAGTACCCCCGCGGCGTGGTCTCGTGCCGCGCGATCACCGCGCACGCGTTCTGCATGGGGGAGCCGGTGACGGTGGGCGCGAACATCGTCTCGCGGAGGATGTCGCGCGGGTCCAGCCGGCTCCGCCCGCGCAGCATGTACTCGGTGTGGGTGAGGCGCGACATCTCCTTGAGGTGCGGACCGGTGATGCGGCCGCCGTCCGAGCACACCGCCGACATCATCTTCAGCTCTTCGTCGACGACCATGAAGAGCTCTTCGGTCTCCTTCGTCGACTCGAGGAACTCGGTGAGGGTCTCCGCCGTGGCGCCGCCGGCCGGGTGGCGGAAGGTGCCGGAGATCGGGTTCATCGTGACGACCCCGCCGCGCGCGCTCACGTGCGCTTCGGGGCTGGCCCCCACCGCGACGTGTCCGTCGGTCACGACCGCGAAGGTCCAGTACGCGCCGCGCTCGTGCTCCAGCAGGGCCCGGAACCACGTCAGCGCCGCCACGCGCGGGTCGGTGCCGACGGTTGCGGTGAAATCGCGCCGGATGACGAAGTTCGCCCCCTCGCCACGGCCGATCTCGTCGGCGATGACGCGGCGGACGATGTCGGCGTACTCGTCGTCCGCGATGTCGAATCCGGCGTCGCCGAGGGGCACCGGGTCGGCCGGCAGAGCGGCGACGACCTCGGCGCGGGGGAGTGACACATGCTCGTTCACGACGAGGCAGCGCAGCGGCGCGCCGTCGTCGTGGCTGACGAAGCCGCGTTCGCGCACCTGCCGGAACGGCACGAGTGCGAGCACCTCGCGGGCGCGGCCGGACGCATCCTCGAGCGGGATGTCGGCGAGGAGGGACACGTCCACGACGTCGCCGGTGAGGACCTCGACGGTGTCGGGGTCGCGGGCGAGCAGGGCGAACGGCGCGCTGGTCTCGGCGAGGCGGGTGAGCAGAAGCGGGATGTCGGGCCGGTTCATCGTCGGTCTTTCGTCGGGGGGCGGCCGCCCAAACGAAGAAGACCGCCCCGAGGGCGGTCTGTCACACGAAGACACCGCCTAAACGGTGAGCCACCAGGTGCGGTTCGCGGACATGCGCCGAAGGTACCACACGCCCACTCCGAGCCGGTGGTCAGCCCGGCGGCGTAGGCTGAGGACGTGCCAGCAGTGAACATCGGGATGCCGCGGATCCCCGAGGTGCTCGCGCCTCGGCGCAAGACCCGTCAGATCCGCGTCGGCAAGGTGCTCGTCGGAGGTGGCGCTCCCGTGAGCGTGCAGTCGATGACCACGACGCCCACCACGAACATCAACGCGACCCTCCAGCAGATCGCCGAGCTGACCGCATCCGGATGCGAGATCGTGCGCGTCGCCGTGCCCAGCGCCGACGACGCGGAGGCGCTGCCGATCATCGCGAAGAAGAGCCAGATCCCGGTGATCGCCGACATCCACTTCCAGCCGAAGTACGTCTTCCAGGCCATCGACGCCGGCTGCGCCGCGGTCCGGGTCAACCCCGGCAACATCCGCCAGTTCGACGACAAGGTGGGCGAGATCGCCGCCGCGGCCAAGGCCGCCGGTGTGTCGCTGCGCATCGGCGTGAACGCGGGGTCCCTCGACAAGCGCCTGCTGGAGAAGTACGGCAAGGCCACCCCCGAGGCGCTCGCCGAAAGCGCCCGGTGGGAGGCGTCGCTGTTCGAAGAGCACGACTTCCACGACTTCAAGATCTCCGTCAAGCACAACGACCCGGTCATCATGGTCAAGGCCTACCGGCTCCTCGCCGCCATGGGCGACTGGCCGCTGCACTTGGGCGTCACCGAGGCCGGGCCCGCGTTCCAGGGGACCATCAAGAGCGCCACGGCCTTCGGCATCCTCTTGTCCGAGGGCATCGGCGACACCATCCGCGTGTCGCTGTCGGCCCCGCCGGCGGAGGAGGTCAAGGTCGGCCACCAGATCCTGCAGTCGCTGAACCTCCGCGAACGCAAGCTCGAGATCGTGTCGTGCCCCTCGTGCGGGCGCGCGCAGGTCGACGTCTACACCCTCGCCGACAACGTCACCGAGGGCCTGAAGGACATGACGGTGCCGCTGCGCGTGGCCGTGATGGGATGCGTCGTCAACGGCCCGGGCGAGGCCCGTGAGGCCGACCTGGGCGTCGCATCCGGCAACGGCAAGGGTCAGATCTTCGTCAAGGGTCAGGTCATCAAGACCGTGCCGGAGTCGGAGATCGTCGCCACCCTCATCGAGGAGGCCAACCGCATCGCCGACGAGATGGGCCCCGACGCCCAGATCGGCACCGCGCAGGTCATCACCGCCTGACGCGGACTGCGCCCCGCGTCCTCGTCCCTCGTCGCTCGCGCACAACGGCGGAGATCTTCGGCGACACGCCGAGCGGGGGCGGATGCGGCGGCGTGTCGCAGACGGGATCCGCTGTTGTGCGGGCGGGCGGGCGGGCGACGGCATCCACTACCGTCGGGAGTCAAATGACCGACTCCCCGATCGCACGCGTGCCGCTTTCCCGGCCGATCATCGCCGGCATCGTCACCGCTCTCGTGGGTACGACGAGCAGCTTCGCCGTCGTGCTCACGGGCCTGGATGCGGTGGGGGCCACGCCTGCGCAGGCGGCGAGCGGGCTCCTCGTGCTGTGCGTCACGATGGGCCTCGGCTCGATCGTTCTGGCGTGGCGGTACCGCATGCCGATCACGGTGGCGTGGTCGACGCCGGGGGCGGCGCTGTTGGCTGCGACCGGCTCGGTGGACGGCGGCTGGCCGGCCGCGGTGGGCGCGTTCCTGGTGACCGCGGGCCTCATCCTGCTCACGGCGCTGTGGCCGCAGCTGGGCCGGATGATCGCCCGCATCCCGCCCTCGATCGCGCAGGCGATGCTCGCGGGGATCCTCCTCCCGCTGTGCGTGGCTCCCGTGACCGGGCTGGTCACCGACCCGTGGGGAGTGGCCCCGGTGCTGCTCACGTGGCTCGTGTGCGTGCGCCTCGCGCCGCGATGGGCGGTGCCGCTGGCGTTCCTCGCGGCCGCGGTCGTCGTCGCCGTGCACGTCACCGTGACAGGTGGCTCGGTGGCGCCGGCCGACCTCATACCTCGCCTGGAGGTGACGGCACCCAGCATCAGCCTTGGAGCGATCGTGGGGCTCGCGTTGCCGCTGTTCCTGGTCACGATGGCGTCGCAGAACGTTCCCGGTGTCGCGGTCATGCGCAGCTACGGCTACACCGTCCCGTGGCGACCGGCGATGTTCGTCACCGGCGTCGGCACGGCCCTGGGCGCACCCGCGGGCGGACACGCGATCAACCTCGCCGCGATCAGCGCCGCGCTCGCCGCCGCCCCCGACGCCGATCCCGATCCGACGCGGCGGTGGGTGGCGGGGGTCTCCACCGGTGCGACCGGTATCGTCCTGGGCGGCCTGTCGGCGGCCCTGGTCGCGCTCGTCGTCGTCGCGCCGGCCGGCGTCATCCCGGCCGTCGCCGGCGTGGCACTGTTCGCGGCGTTCGGTTCGGCGGTGCAGCAGGCCATCGACGACCCGGGGGAGCGGCTCGCCGCCGTCGTGACGTTCGTCGTCGCCGCATCCGGTGTCGCCGTGGCCGGGGTCAGCGCCGCGTTCTGGGCCCTCGTGGCCGGTCTCGTCGTCCGCACCGTCCTGCACGCCGGACGCCGTTGACGCCCCCTCGGCCCGCCTGCCGCGCCGAAATCAGGAGAATCGCCCGGATCAGGACGGATGCGGCCGGTCCGGTCCTGATCTCGGCGATTCGCCTGATTTCGGCAGTGATAGGGGGTTGTTCCAGGCGTCGGCGCAGCGCCCTAGAGTATGCGCATGATCACCCTTCGGCGCGCACCCGCCGCGCTCGCCGTCGCGATCGTCCTAGGCGCCCTCGCCGGCTGCGCGCAGCCGGCTCCCGCCTCGACACCCACTGCTGCCCCGAGCAGTTCCCCCTCGCCCTCCGCGTCGGCGACCGTCGCCCCCGTCCGGGTCCCGTTCGACGGCGACTGCGCACAGGTCTTCACGGACGACGATCTCGTGACGATCACGGGAGCGGAGGCGCCCACCCTTTCGGGGGGCTCCTTGAACGTCATCCCGCCGGGTCTTCCGGCCAGTGCAGCCGTGGTGGGCGGCCTGGAATGCGGATGGCGCGGCGAGAACCTCGCCGCGTACGTGTGGGTCACGCTCTTCCCCGCCTCCCTCGTACCGGCCGAGATCGCGCAGGAACTCGCCGACGAGTCCTGTCCGGTGAGCTGTCACCGCAGCGAGGTGATCGCCGACACGTGGGCCCTCGTCACCGTGCCACCCGTGCACCCGCCCGAGCGCGAGCCGACGGCGGAGGAGTCCGCCATCGTCCAGGGACGCCTCGACGCCGCGTTCGAGGCGCTACGCGCCCACGGCGCGGCGCTGGCCGGCTCGCCCGGGCCGGCGGTCGAGCGCGTGCTCCCCGCGTGCGACACGCTGGCCGGACCTGTGCAGCAGGCGGCGGGCGTGAGCGCCCCCGTCTCGGGGTACCCGAGCGACGTGTACCCGGAGGGCCCCACGTGGGAGATCCTGCGCTCGCATGGCCTGGTCGAGTGGTGCGCATGGTACGACGCCGCCGCCGGCGTCGAGGTCTTCTGGCAGGCCGATGCCGGTCCGCCCTCGGACGACGCCCTGGCGCAGGTGGGCGCCGAGCTGACCGAGGTGCCGGGAGCTGACGTCGCCTATACCTTGACCGGCCGCGCCGACGGCCCGGCCGTGGTCGTTGTCGGTGACAGCCACCGCTGGACGGTGGGGGGTTACGGCATGTCGCTCGACGCCGTGCGCGCGGCGGCGGCCGCCGTGCTCGCGCAGGGTCGATGAGGGCCTCCGGCCCGCACGCCTAGACTGGATCCTCGTGGTCACACGTCTGTCGCACTTCTTCCTCCGCACCCTCCGCGAAGACCCGGCTGATGCCGAGGTCGCGAGCCACCGTCTGCTCGTGCGCGCCGGCTACATCCGGCGCCAGGCGCCGGGCATCTTCGCGTGGCTGCCGCTGGGGCTGAAGGTCAAGGCGAAGATCGAGGCCATCATCCGCGAGGAGATGGCGAACGCCGGCGCCTACGAGGTGCACTTCCCCGCACTGCTCCCACGCGACCCGTACGAGGCGTCGGGCCGGTGGGAGGAATACGGCGACGGGATGTTCCGCCTGAAGGACCGCAAGGGCGCTGACTACCTGCTCGCCCCCACGCACGAAGAGGTCTTCACGCTGCTGGTGAAAGACCTGTACTCGTCGTACAAGGACCTTCCGCTGACGATCTACCAGATCCAGGACAAGTACCGCGACGAGGCGCGCCCGCGCGCCGGTCTCCTGCGCGGCCGCGAGTTCACGATGAAGGACGCCTACTCCTTCGACGCTTCGGACGAGGGCCTGGATGCGTCGTACCAGGCGCAGCGCGACGCGTACGAGCGCATCTACCGGCGTCTGGGACTCGAATACGTCATCGTCGACGCCGACGCCGGGGCGATGGGCGGATCCAAGTCCGAGGAGTTCCTGCACCCCACCCCCATCGGCGAGGACACGTTCGTGCGCTCGGCCGGCGGCTACGCGGCGAACGTCGAGGCCTTCACCACGCTCGTTCCCGAGTCCATCCCGTTCGACGGGCTGCCCGATCCGGTGATCTTCGACTCGCCCGACACCCCGACGATCCCGACGCTCGTCGCCCACTGCAACGCCGTGCTCGATCCGCCCGCCGACGGCGGGGAATGGACGGCCGCGCACACGCTGAAGAATGTCGTGCTTGCTCTCAAGCACCTCGATGGCACGCGGGAGCTCGTCATCGTGGGACTGCCCGGAGACCGCGACATCGACGACAAGCGCGTCGAGGTGGTCTTCGCGCCGGCCGAGGTCGAGCAGGCCACGGAGGAGGACTTCGAGCGCCATCCGTTCCTCGTGAAGGGATACATCGGCCCGTGGTCGCCCACCGGCCCGGTGCTCGGAGAGGAATCGGCCACCGGCATCCGCTACCTCCTCGACCCGCGCGTGGTGGACGGCACGAGCTGGATCACCGGGGCCAACATCGACCAGAAGCACGTGCACACCCTCGTCGCCGGCCGCGACTTCACCGCCGACGGCTTCGTCGAGGTCGCCACGGTGCGCGAGGGCGACCCGGCGCCGGACGGCTCGGGACCGGTGACCCTCGCGCGCGGCATGGAGATCGGCCATGTGTTCCAGCTGGGCCGGAAGTACGCCGACGCGCTGGGCCTGAAGGTGCTCGATGAGAACGGCAAGCTCGTCACCGTCACGATGGGCTCGTACGGCATCGGGGTCACCCGCATCCTCGCGATCATCGCCGAGCTCAACAACGACGACAAGGGCCTCATCTGGCCCGCGTCGGTCGCGCCGTTCGACGTGCACGTCGTTGCCACCGGCCGGGATGCGGCGGCCTTCGAGCTCGCCGAGAGCCTCAGCGCCGACCTCGAAGCGGCGGGCCTGGACGTGCTGTTCGATGACCGCCCGAAGGTGTCGCCCGGCGTGAAGTTCGGCGACGCCGAACTGGTCGGAGTGCCGCGCATCGTCATCGTCGGGCGCGGAGCCGCAGCCGGCGAGGTCGAGCTGTGGGACCGTCGCACGGGGGCCCGGGAGGTCGTCCCCGCCGCAGAGGCGGTCGGCCGCCTCACCGCCGTCTGACCGTGATCCCCGCCCCGCTGGTCCCGCTCGCCGATGGGAACCGCATCCCGCAGCTGGGAGTGGGCACGTACAAGGTGCCCGCGGACGTCACCGCCGAGCTCGTCGCCGATGCCCTGCGCTTCGGGTACCGCCACATCGACACCGCCAGCCTGTACGGCAACGAGGCGGAGGTGGGGGAGGGCCTGCGGCGCAGCGGCGTGCCGCGCGAGGACGTCTTCGTCACGACGAAGGTGTGGAACGACGACCAGGGCTATGACCGCACCCTCCGCGCGTTCGACGCCAGCACCGGACGCCTCGGGATGGATGCGGTCGACCTGTACCTCATCCACTGGCCCATCCCCAGCGCCGACCGCTACCTCGACACGTGGCGCGCCCTCGTGCGCCTGGCTGAGGAGGGGCGGGTGCGCTCGATCGGCGTGAGCAACTTCTCGCCCGTGCACATCCAGCGCCTCGTCCAGGAGACGGGGGTGAGCCCGGTGATCGACCAGGTCGAGCTGCACCCGCGTTTCCCGCAGTACGAGCTGCAGGCCTGGAACACCGCGCACGGCATCGTCACCGAATCGTGGGCGCCGCTGGCGCGCGGGGGCCTGCTGGATGAGCCGGTCCTGGACCGCATCGGTGCGGCGTACGGCAAGACGCCCGCGCAGGTGGTGATCCGGTGGCATCTGGACCGCGGTCTCGTGCTGTTCCCGAAGTCGACCTCGATCGCCCGGCTGCGGGAGAACGCCGACGTCTTCGACTTCACGCTCGACGACGCCGACCGTGCCGCGAT
This region includes:
- a CDS encoding glutamate decarboxylase codes for the protein MSAQNDSEDAPQFARPGEATVSAHHVIPQEESLPDTAKQIVEDETMLDGNSRLNLATFVGTWMDDDAKQVYEASFDKNMIDKDEYPQTAAIEDNCWHMLANLWHAPDASQSIGTSTIGSSEACMLGGLAFKRRWQQARRAAGKDTSKPNLVMSSAVQVCWEKFCNYFDVEPRFVPISREHKTLDGHDLEKYVDENTIGVVAIMGVTYTGMYEPVAEIARTLDAIQAEKGLDIPIHVDGASGAMVAPFLQPELEWDFRLERVHSISTSAHKYGLVYPGLGWVVWRHAQWLPEDLVFQVSYLGGQMPTFALNFSRPGAQVLLQYYMFLRLGFEGYRAVQKASQDVAKHLAEGIAGIGAFQLWNDGSDIPVFAWYLKDGHTENWNLYHLQDRLRMNGWLVPAYPMPDDLSDLTVQRIVVRNGLSMDLAAGLLADIQAQTAYLDALESPMPVEGQHPGFHH
- a CDS encoding M50 family metallopeptidase, translated to MEVIAFVVGVLIMVVGLAVSIALHEIGHLVPAKKFGVRVGQYMIGFGPTLWSRRIGETEYGFKAIPLGGYISMAGMYPPSPREREAALAGERSGRAGGGFFATMVQDARAANDETLVGDDDHRVFYRLPVWKRVVVMLGGPVMNLLFAIVLFAVLFSGIGISSATTTIASVSECVLPAGTERTECTSGDPAAPAAEAGILPGDVLVSIDGTPVSTFEEASDIIRAHPGTPIRVVLERGGSEQTVTVTPVRTSREVIGEDGRPVVGADGAPETEEVGFVGVGPQVTRVPQPLWAGPEAAFENVGAVAGIMTQLPVRVWDTAVDLFTGQERDPNGPLSVVGAGRLAGEVAATDAPVLDRVASLIGLLASLNIALFVFNLIPLLPLDGGHVAVALWDGVKRAWATLFRRPPPKPVDATRLVPVTFVVVVLLIGMGAILILADLFNPVSLF
- a CDS encoding YciI family protein; the protein is MKYVIMFASDPELDAAQPPERMQEDYARIYRWFQDNAAVIDDGGAELQPVETATTVRHDSGDVVVVDGPFSEAREVIGGFSIIDVADMDAAIALVKTWPSLSMPGSCVEIRPMVTDYGQFE
- a CDS encoding RNA polymerase sigma factor — protein: MTVRAPADPRDGPAGARPSDPRDGPAGARPSDAALAEVVRAENARLVRALAGRFDLDVAEDAVADAVAEALREWRVCGIPPRPGAWLATAARHNALDRVRRDARYRHKLAEWAAPPAQPADERADADERLPLLFGCCHPALAPDAQLALTLRAVCGLTAAQIAALTFEPVARVGQRIVRAKRKVSAAGIPLRIPERAEFPARLDTVLAVVAAVYTRAHLLDGADGRTDRDAAEDAVWLARVVASALPEEPEALGALALLLLHRARDEARSLNGEIVLLPAQDRRCWDPAAIAEGIALLHRAAALHRPGRWQLQAAIAACHAEAEDPSATDWRQILVLYELLLRYDTSPVVRLNRAVALAEVAGPRVALSEVEVLPLDSSHLWHAVRADLLRRLGRGAEAAAGNARAAELARNDAERRLLRSRLPE
- a CDS encoding chorismate-binding protein, with protein sequence MNRPDIPLLLTRLAETSAPFALLARDPDTVEVLTGDVVDVSLLADIPLEDASGRAREVLALVPFRQVRERGFVSHDDGAPLRCLVVNEHVSLPRAEVVAALPADPVPLGDAGFDIADDEYADIVRRVIADEIGRGEGANFVIRRDFTATVGTDPRVAALTWFRALLEHERGAYWTFAVVTDGHVAVGASPEAHVSARGGVVTMNPISGTFRHPAGGATAETLTEFLESTKETEELFMVVDEELKMMSAVCSDGGRITGPHLKEMSRLTHTEYMLRGRSRLDPRDILRETMFAPTVTGSPMQNACAVIARHETTPRGYYSGVAALFTPSTEEGGATHDLDAPILIRTAYLEGGRLRVPVGATLVRHSDPHGEVGETHGKAAGVLGAIGAIPRDVPAPDPDAPAGRRRVLADDPAIAELLASRNSRLAAFWMQPQDSAPAGPFRGVDAIVVDAEDRFTTMLAHQLRHLGLEVTILPWGEVTDAQVETAGLVVAGPGPGDPRDADSARMQRMREVVAHRRGTGRPLLAVCLSHQILADALGIGLAPLTRPHQGLQLNVDVFGEPASIGFYNTFTARVPAGTAGVGETEVAAHPDSGDVYALRGPGYASVQGHLESILSRDGMRTLERLVGHALA